AGAAAATCGAATTTACAATACTTGTAATATTTGTTTCCCATACGTAAATTCAGAACAGCTGATTTTGGCTTTAGGAAATATTTCTGTTTCAAACGGAGCTTCATGTTCGGCTGTAACTTCTGAGCCTTCTCATGTTTTAAAAGCAATGGGCTTGTCTGATGAAGAAGCTTTGAGTTCGGTTCGTTTCAGTTTGGGAAGATTTACTACTTCTGAGGAAATTGATATTGCTGTTGAGCGTGTTTTGAGTTTAGCTAGGCAGTTTGCCACGAAGGCGCTAAGACACTAAGTTTTTTTCTTTTTATCTGTTTTTTAATCTCGCAAAGTTGTAGAGAAGCAAAGATTTTATGAATTGCCTCCAGTTTTAACTGGGGGTATGATATTTAAATAGAGTTGAAGGCTTTAGCCAAACAAGACTTAGTTTGGCTAAAGCCTTTTCTATAAGCTGTCTTTTTTTCATCCAGCTAAAGCTGGACGCAATTCAAATCAAATTTCATGAATAATCTTTCTCGACTCCTCGCGTGCTATCCTTCCTTCGTCAGGATGACGAACTGGATCTAGAAAAGCCATTTGAAACAAAAACCTCTGAATGAACCTTTGCAACTTTGAACCTTTGAACCTTTCTCCCTTTATCTCAAGAAATCAACTTAAAATAATCTTCCTCTGTATCAATATCAATATTTCCTTTTTCGAAAAGAACTGAAACTACATCTTCAGCATATTTCCTAATCAGTTTTTTAGCGCCTTGCTGGCCTTTCAATTCCAGAAGATCTTGAAAGTATTTTTTGTGAAATAAAACCGGTGTTCCTAAAGTTTCAGAATAAGCAGAGGCCACAATTCCCTTTTGTGCCGTATGATGTTCTTTTATAAGATTTTCGAATATTAGACTGGAGACAAAAGGCTGATCGCAAACTGCTAAAACACATTGTTCGCATTTTGGATTTAGAAGCAATAATTGCTTAATTCCATTTGCAATTGAAGAAGACATTCCGTTTTCCCAGTCAGAATTAAAAGAAAATGTGATTTCGGATAAATGAAGCTTTTTTTCAATTAAATCATGGTTTGACCCCGTCACCACTATTACAAACGAATTTTCAACCTTCAAAGCTTCTGAAACGGTATTTTTCAGCAAAGTCGATTCTTTATATTCCAGCAATTGTTTGGGTCTGCCTAATCTCGAAGAATTACCTGCTGCCAAAATGATAATGCCTATTTTATTTTGAAGTCTATTCTCCATAATGAATTTCATCATGTATTTTGCCTTCTTTATATTTCAATGAAGTTCCTATTCTTCCTGAAGCTACAGCTTTTATTTCGGAAACAATCGACAAAGCGATTTCTTCTGATGTTTCTGTGCCAATATCAAGCCCAACTGGAGTATGAATTCTTTTCATCTGCTCTTCGCTTACTGTAATTCCTTCGATCAAAAGATCGTCCAGCATTCGGTTGAATTTTGACTTCGGACCTAGAATTCCTATATAATGAAAATCAGTTTTTAGCAGCTCTTTTAAAACTACTAAATCGTATTTGTAATTGTGCGTCATCAAAGCAAAATAGGTCTGATCGTCAATAACAATATTCTCTAAAAAATGTTCTGGATTTACTACCGAAACTTGATCGGCTTTAGGAAAACGTTTTTTAGTTGCATGCGTTGCGCGTCCTTCACCAATAGTAATTTTCCAGCCTAAAATTGAAGCCATTTTTACTAAAGGCTGAATATCGTTTCCTGCACCAGCAATCACAAGCGAAATAGAAGGTTTTATATATTCGATTAAAGCTTCGTTGTCATTTTCTTCCTGAAGTTTTTTCACTACAGAAGTTTTAGTTTTCAGCACCTCTTTTACATCCGAAATTAAATTTAAAACTTCATTATTATGATTTAAAACAGGACTGTCTTTTCTAAAAAACAAAGTTGTTCCAATCTGAAAAGCATTTCTTTTTAAAGAAAAAATGGTTACAATTACAGCTTCTTTTCTTTCTAATTCCAATTGCTTCAAAAGCTGAATTGGATTATTTGAAACCTCTTCATCAATATACTCAAAAAGAATATGAACGATTCCGTTGCATCCGAGCTGTAAACCAACTTCCGCATCATCTTCGTTATTCGTATTGTAAGTAACTAATTTGTTTTGTTTTTGATGGATCGAAAGAAGTGCTTTTCGTAACGCGTCGCCTTCCAAACAACCACCACTTATCGCTCCAGTCAATTCTCCATCTTCTGTTACCATCATGCGAGCGCCAGGCTGTCGATATGACGAGCCTTCAACTTTAACGACCGTTGCTAGAGCAGTTTTTTTTCCTTCGGATTTTGCTTGCGAATAGGCTTTAAGAATTTCGTTGATTTCTTTCATAGATACTCTTCATCAATAGAAACTTAATATTGATGCTACTTTTTATTAGCCTAAAAGTAAAAAAATATTACAAACTTAAACACTGCAAAGCCATTTAAGTTTGTAATATTCTATTTTGAAAAGTCCTATTTAAACTGCCTAAACTATTTTATTCATTTAATTCTAAAAAATAATTCAGATTAGATTTTATTATTTTTTTGTTTCTGTCTAGCAGATATAGTTTTTCGGGATTGTTACTGTAATAGCCGTAGTAAACTTGATCTTTTTCTGGCTTATCCCAGTTTAAAATATAGATTGTTCCATCAGGATCTTTTTCTAAACCTCTTTCGGTATTGATATTGCCTTTTTCTTTAAAGTTTTTTTCTGGCTGTTTTCCTTTGTATGTGCTAGATAATTGAAATGTATTATCTGCTACATCAATTTTCAGAATCGTTTCTATTCCTTCACAGTCTGCACATGGTAGCGTTCCTTCATAAACAGAAATAGTATCGGCTGGTTCGTATTTTTCATTATTAGCAATAGTATCTGTCAAAACAGCATTATTTTCATCTTTGCTATTTTTAGAATTACACGATGCTATAAGAGCTGACGCAAAAGCAAGAATAATTATTTTTCTCATAATATTTTTTTTTCAAATATAAGGAATATTCTTACTCAATCAACAGGCTAAAATTTTAAACCTACAGCGATATCACCCCCATAATAATAGCAGTCTGTACAGCTTCGGCGGTATTGGTCACTTTTAATTTTTGAATAATATTTTGCCTGTGGCGCCTTACAGTGTAAACTGAAATATGCATTTCTGTTGCAATTTGTTCGCTTTTATTTCCTTTTGCTACACTGGTCAGAACTTCTATTTCTCTTTTTGAAAGTATATTTTCTGTATTGTTTTTATATTTTTCTGGTTCGATTACCTCGCCAGTTTGAATATTAAAAATTTTTGCGTCAATTCCAGCTCGAGACTGTAAATCTGTAGAAGGCAGGTATAAGCATAAGGCAAGAGAAATGCTTCCGTTGTTAAATGTGTTCAAATAAATAGTCCGGTGATTTATATAGGTAATTTTATCGTTATAATCTTTCATTCTCAGACGACTCCAAGTACTGTAATTACTATATTCTTCTTTCGGAATTTCCTTTAAAAACTGATAAAAATTGAGTTCTAAAACATGACGTTCTACCAAATCGTCTGAATTGATTTTAGTAAAAATACATTCTTCAAAGGCAGAATCAATTACAGCATTTTCATCAGGAAGCCCAAAAATAGAGCCGAAGCTTCCCGAGTAAATATAACTTTTGTCGGATTGATAATCGGATAGAACAGCTACGCATTGCTCTATCTTGACATAATTGATAACGAATTGTTTGTACATTTCGATATCATTTGATTCTCCAATCTCAAATTTTTGTTCTAAAAACGTAGTCATTAATTGGTTTTCTACTGAAGAATTTTGAGGCATTACAAAATATAATTGGTTAATTTTAGGTATTGCCTCTTTATTGAAGCCATTCTATTTTTGGAAAACTAAAAATATCACTTTCTATCCCAAAAAAATAATCTATGAAAACATTTTTTTACCACGCCATTATCATCCTTGGTCTTTCTGCTTTAACGAGCTGCAATAATAAAAGCGAAACTGCAAAAACAGCTATGAAAGAAGGAACAAAAACAGATTCTGCATTTGTAAATGGTTCTCCTTGTGACATTAAATTATCTTCTATACATTTTACAAAAGCAGTTAACGGCGCAGATACTTTAATTAAAACCGAAAAAGACGAAAAAATTATATTTAAAGCTGGCGAGAAATCAGATTATTTTTCTGATCCTGATGGAAAATTATCCAATAACACTGCTCCAATGCTTTTGTCTAAAGTCGACAATACCAAACCTTTTACGCTTACCGCGAAAGTTACTCCTGAGTTTACAGAAAAAGGATTATACAATGCAGGTGTTTTATATATTTATGTGAATGACAGTTTCTATCAGAAATTCTGTTTTGAACAAGATGAAAGAGGAAACCATAGAGTTGTAACGGTTCGTACAATGGGTACTTCTGATGATAATAATCATGATGTTATAAAGCAGCCGTCTATTTACATGAAAATTTCTTCGGACACCAAAACGGTTGCCAGCTATTATTCTCTTGATAAGAAAAACTGGCAGATGGTTCGTTTATACAAAAATAATTACCCAAAAGAAATCTGGACGGGAATTAGCACGCAGTGCCCTGTAGATAAAGGAACTCAAAGCATTTTTGAGGAAATTAACCTGGAAGAAAAAAGCGTTTCTGATTTTCGCTTAGGAATCTAATTTTGATCTTTTAAGTTCTTGAACAAAAACAAATTGTTAGTGTTAACATAATCATTTTTTCAAACAGATGTATGATTTATATTACTAAGTTTTGTATTTTTATCAATAGCAAAATATATATTACCTAACTTAAAAATAAACTACATGGGAAAATTTGTAATCACTACTAGAGCCAACGGAGAGTTTCAATTCAATTTAAAAGCTGGTAATGGCCAGACTATTTTAACAAGTGAGGGTTATACAACAAAGGCAGCTTGTAACAATGGTATTGAATCGGTTAAAAAAAATGCATCAGATGATGATCGTTATGATAGATTAGAATCTAAAAGCGGCAAGCCATATTTTAATTTAAAAGCTGGAAATGGCCAAATTATTGGTTCAAGCGAAATGTACGAAAGTACATCGGCTAGAGAAAACGGAATTGAATCTGTTAAAAAGAATGCTCCTGATGCAACAATTGATGATCAAACAGCATAAATAAACATTTTATATAAAGAATAAAAAAACGAGGCATTAAAAGCCTCGTTTTTATTTTATCTATCTCCCATAACTCATTTCGATATCAAAACAAATAATCTAAATTCTATTTACTAATATCTGAAAAATATAGGAAAACTAGATTCTTGAGGAAATAATTCTCTTTATTTTTTAACTCTCAATTGATATAAAACAGAACTATGAGGTTTTAAATCAGCTGTTATTTCTTTTGATGCTGTTTTTGATTTCTCGCCCGTCCACATATTCAAAACTTCAGCTGAAGCAGAAATTCCTAAATCAGAAAGATTTACAGAAACTTTTTGCGAAGCAGTATCTGAGATATTGAACAAAGCCAGATATATACTGCCGTCTTTCGCATTTTTTGATGTCACGGCAATTTTCCCATCTTTCTGAAAAAGCTGTTTTACATCGCTGCTTTCGTTATGCATTTTTACAACCTCTTTATTCGTCAATAATGACAAAGTGTAAGCATCGTTGCTTGGCAAATCTCCTCCAAAAAACAATGGCGACTTGAAAATATTAAAAAATGTAATCAAAGTATATTGCTCGTCTTTCGTTAAACGTGTCATTCTATCTTCCCCTCTTTCTCCCCTTACTGAAATACGCCCTAACGGAATCATATCGCAATCTGGCCATGTTCCTGGTGCGATGTATGGATACCACTTTTGCGCCACATCCATCAAATGGGTAATATGAGGCCATGTATCCCAAACATCATCCACCATGCGCCACATATTGGCATGTGTACTTACGTGAGCTGCAGCCGAAATGGGCGTCTCTCCTGGCGAAGTGCTTAATACAATTTTTCGACCGCATTTGTCAATCGCATTACGAATTAAGTTGATTTCACCTTCATGATAAGGTCTTGACAAATCATCGATTTTAATGAAATCTACTCCCCATTGTGCGTATAATTCAAAAATAGAATCATAATATTCTTGCGCTCCGGCTTTGTCAGCAACAACGGTATAGTTGTCTCTCAGCCATTCGCATTGTAAAGCAGTAGAATAAACCTGATCTGCTGTAATTCCGTTTGCTCCTTTTATTGGCAGTTTATCTTCAACCGCTTTTTTAGGAATGCCACGCATAATATGGATTCCGAATTTCAATCCTTTTTTATGAATGTAATCGGCTAAAGGTTTAAAACCTTGGCCGTCTTTTGCTGAAGGAAATCGGTTAACTGCTGGCAGATATCTTCCGTACTTATCAATTACATAACGCGGATCGGTCTGGTTATAGCCTCCTGCTTTGTCGTTTTCTACAAACCATCGAATATCTACGACGATATATTCCCAGCCAAATTTCTTTAGCTCTTTTGCCATATAATTGGCATTGGCTTTTACTTCGTGTTCTTCGACTGTTGGCCCGTAACAATCCCAGCTGTTCCATCCCATTGGAGGAGTTTGAGCCCATTGTTTGAATTCTTCTTTTTGAAATGCTTTGGTTTGAGCATTTCCTACTGTTGATAGAAAAAATAATCCTATCGACATTGTAAATAAGTTTGTAATTTTCATTGCAAGTGTGGTTAAGTGTAAGTTACACACTTTAAAAGTAATAAAAAAAACGTACCATCCTGATTTTTTATTTTCTCACATGATCAATCTCATTTCAATGAAAACAAAAATGCAGAAAAGTTACCCTTTCTGCATTCCAATATAAATTTTAAAATATGAAATTACTCCAATAAAAATACAATCAATCCTCTGGCGCCATGCGCACCAAGAACCAAAGATTGTTCAATATCAGCTGTTTTCGATGGGCCTGCAATAAAAGTTCCGAAACCGTATTCCATGTTTCCAATTCTCCGATAAGCCTGCTGCATTGTTGGCACAAGATCTTTTTTATGAACGATAATCGCTAAATATTGTGCAATAAAGGGCGCAACTCGCTGTCCTAAAATATCATCTGTTACCCAAAGCCCACTATTTTCTGCTACGCCAAAATGTGCTTTTACCACCGTTAATTCAACATCTTGAAGCGAATGCGGATCAACTGTTTTCCAATCTAACGAGGCTATCTCAGAAAGTTCTGGAAGTGTTGTAATTAGTCTTTTTTCTAAGTTATAATTGGATTTGATGTAATTGATGATTTCATTATAATCAGCAACTTCAACTGGATCGCCACCAATTCCTTTTAAAACTGTTTTATATGTTTCTAATACATCAAATTGTTCAGAGCCTAAAAGATTTAGATCAGGCAGTTCTGCAACCTCCTTAGGCTGATTCAGTTTTATTCTTTTTAAAATTTCGCCTTTACTACTCATTCTTTTTATCTTTAGATTCTCTCGAATTTTTCTTGTACCATTCTCTAAAAGATTCCTCAGGAACATCAGGCATTTCGCGCTGATCGTACCATTTGTTCATCTTATTGTTGACCATTCCTGGAATATTCTTCATTACAAATCGGCCTGATTTTCCAGCAATATTAAATACCATAGGATTAGCTAAAACTGTTGCCATCGTTTTCATCGCTACCGTTTTTGCTGTTGGCGTATGCCCTTCTTTCACCAAAACCTGACGCCATTTGTACAATTGATCGTGAATATCAATTTTAACGGGACAAACGTTGGTGCACGAACCACAAAGCGTACTAGCAAATGGCAAATCTGCATTTTTGCTCATATCTAAATTTGGTGCCAAAATAGAACCAATTGGCCCTGCAACTGCATTGTGATAGCTATGTCCTCCGCTTCGTCTGTAAACTGGACAAGTGTTCATACACGCTCCACAACGAATACATTTTAGTGAATTTCTAAAATCTTCTCTTCCTAATTGTGTGCTTCTTCCGTTGTCAACAATTACGATGTGCATTTCTTTTCCGTCTCTTGGTTTCTTGAAATGACTTGAAAAAGTTGTAATAGGCTGACCCGTTGCGCTTCTTGCCAATAATCTCAAGAAAACACCTAAATGTTCTCTTTTCGGAATCAGTTTTTCGAATCCCATACACGCAATATGAACGTCTGCTAAATGCGCACCCATATCGGCATTTCCTTCGTTCGTACAAACCACAAATTCTCCAGTTTCTGCAACAGCAAAATTAACTCCGGTTAAAGCTACTTTTCTAGTCAAGAAAGTATTCCTTAAACTATGACGCGCCGATTCTGTTAAATACTGCGGATTGAAATTTCCTTTTTCGGTACCTAAATGTTCGTGGAAAGTTTCGCTTACATCTTCTTTCTTTAAGTGAATCGCCGGAAGCACAATGTGGCTTGGCGGTTCTTTTCGAAGCTGGACGATATATTCACCTAAATCAGAATCGATTACTTCAATTCCTTTTTCGGCTAAATAATCGTTTAAATGGCATTCTTCTGTAAGCATCGATTTGGATTTCACCATTTGCTTTACATCATGTTTGGCCATGATCGAATGCACTATTTCGTTATGTTCTTTGGCATCTGCTGCCCAATGCACAATTATTCCGTTTCGTTGAGCATTCGCTTCAAATTCAACTAAATAGTCATGAATATTAGAAAGCACATTAAATTTAATTTGAGAAGCTGTTTCGCGAAGCAGTTCCCAATCTTCAATTTGATGCGCTGATTTATCTCTTTTTGCACGTACAAACCAAAGTGTTTCATCATGCCAATTGACACGCTCTACGTCTTTATTAAACTTCGCTGCGGCTTCGCTGTGCGGTATTATTTTTTCTGAAGACATTTTTTTTAATTTAAAAGTCTATTAATTTGAAATTCCTTATAATCTTTTCAACACATAGAAACATAGTTTTTGTCTGTGCTGAAAGGCGTTTCACTTGTCTAAATACACATAGCTATGTGTACCAATATATTGGCTTAAAAATCTTTGACAATAAAAAAAAAATCTATGTTTCTATGTGTTAAAAACATAAAAGCATAGATTTTAATTTTCAAGTGAATTTAATATTTCAGCAATATGAATGGTTTTGATTCTGCTTTTTTGTCTTTTTAGAATTCCATCCAAATGCATTAAGCAAGACATATCGCCTCCAGTAATATAATCAACATCATGGCTTTCGTGATCTTTAATACGATCTTGTCCCATTTTCACAGAAACAGCTTCTTCGGTAACGCAGAAAGTTCCTCCAAAGCCACAGCATTCATCTTTTCTAGTTAAAGCAACCAAATCAAGACCTTCAATATTGTGCAATAATTGTTCTGGTTTAGAGAAAAATGGCGCATTTAATTCAGACATCTGCGAAAGCTTTAATCCGCGCTGACCGTGACAGCTTACGTGCATCCCCACTTTATAAGGAAATCTTCCGTCGATATGGTCAATTTTTAAAACGTCTGTTATAAACTCGGTAAGTTCATAAACCGTATTTCGAATTGCTGTTGCCTTCTCTTCTTGTTTTTCGTCATGTAAATGGTCTTTTACATGCAAAACACAACTTCCAGAGGGACAGACTATGTAATCAAATCCAGAAAAATTGGCAATAAAATTGGCATCGCATCCTTTCGTTAAATGCGCATAGCCACTATTGGCCATTGGTTGTCCGCAACAGGTTTGTCCCATCGGAAATTCGACTTCACAACCTAATTTTTGAAGTAATTCGTAGGTTGCGATTCCTACTTTTGGATAAAATTGGTCGACATAACAAGGTATAAAAAGTCCAATTTTCATGTTGTAGTATTTAGTGTGTTGTTCATTAGGCCTGTAGGGTAAAAAATGTAGAAATTACGTTTCTCAGCAAATTTACAACATACAGACCGTTTTTACCTAATGTTTATAGAATTTCAAGTCAATTAAATCATTCTGTATCGGTTTTGGATTCCAGTTATCGTGAATGGCCAATGCTGCACCTAACGCACTCGCCTGCGCCATCGAAGCGGCATATACTTCTACATCTGGAAAAGCTTCTGCCAATAAATTCATGTAAATCGAATTTTTACTGAAACCTCCATCTACAAAAATCTTTTTTACAGGACTGTTGTGAATCACCAAATTGGTAGAAAAAACCTGCTGTTCTACCAAATCCAGCATTAATTGATGATAAGCAGTTTCGTAATTTTTATAATAAGAAAGATCTCTTTTTTGAAAAGGACATTCTTTCAGAATATCGAAATTGTACTTTTTAGGATAGATAATCTGATAATTGAGCGCTCGCAAGTTGGCTACGATTTTTTTATCAAAATAAACTTCTTTGTAGGTATGAACTGGAACTTTAAAATGTTCTGCCAAACGTTTGGTTTGCACTTCGTGTTCGTTTCCAGCAAATAAACGTGCTGCTTTTACTGGTTTTTCGGTGTATTGCATGTAGCAAAGGCAATCGTTCTGCAATTCGTCAAAAGTCAGTGGTTTGTTGTTGAACGGATTTAAAGAAATACTCCAAGTTCCCGTAGACAGCAATACAAACGGTTCTGTAAAGTTGATTGTATAAGGTATAATTGCCGATGAACTATCATGAAGACCAACTCCAATGGCTAGATTATCACGAGTCATAATGACATCTTTTCCAAAATGAATTGGTGGTATTTTATCTGAAATACCTTCTTCTTTCAGCCATTTATGGTATTTCATTTTTTTGAAATTCCACAAATTCGTATGGCAGCCAATACTGGTAATATCAGCATAAGCTTCATTCGTTAAAAGAAAACTTAAAAATTGCGGCAAGTGCAGGCAGTATTTTGCTTTTTCGAAAATTTCGGGCTTTTCTTCTTTCAATCGGTAAATCTGCATTCCCGAATTTAAACTGCCCAAAACTGGAGAAGCTGTTTTTACAGCAAATTTTTTCTCTCCTTTATATTTTTCATAGAAATCAGCTTTTAAATCCTCTGGATAATCTTTTAGATAATTATACAGAGGAGTTAAAACTTTTCCGTTTTCGTCTATATAAACAAAACTGGCTCCGTAAGTGCTGAAATTGATCGCTTTCAAAACATACTCCGTAAGCTCTTTTATTTCAGATAATCGGTCTAAAATCCAATTTTTAAGTACTTCGATATCTTCACACGGAAATCCATCTTCATCTGTGGTTTCTTCCAGATTTACCGATTTCTCCCAGACAATTTTATAATTTTCGTTAAATAAAAAAACCTTTTTGTTTGTTTTACCAATATCAAAAATCGCAACTACATTCATTTTTTTAATTGTAAATTGTGAATTATCAATTGTCAATTTATAATTAACAATTAATAATTTATAATTATAATCCCGTTGCCATTGTTTTTAAACCTCTTTCTTCAATAAGATTTTGTCTTACTTGAATCGAACGGTATAATGCTACAGGGTTTAAAGCCGCTCCAGAACGAAGACGAGCTTCGGCAACTAATGCGCGAACATCTGTACGGAATGCATTTTGAAGAATTTCTTGTGCTTTTACGACGTCATTTTCTTCTTGTGCCTGCTCTAATGCTTTTCTATCTACAGAAAGTGCCTGAGCGTAAGCAATCATAATAGCTTCTACAGATTGCAATAAATCTTCTAATGGATCTTTGATGTTATGAGAAGCGTCGATCATCCAACCTAAATCTTTGGCGTGATTCATTCCTCTTGCATCCATTCCTTCTACCAATTCATTGAAAATCAAAAATAATTGATACGGTTTTAAAGCTCCAGCAGTTAAATCGTCATCGCCATATTTTGAATCATTAAAGTGGAATCCGCCTAATTTGTTTTCCATCAATAATAAAGAAACGATTTGCTCGATATTAGCGTTTGGAAGATGATGACCTAAATCGACTAAAGTCTGCGCTTTGTCGCCTAACTTTTTAACATACGAATAAGACTGCCCCCAATCTGCTACAGTCGTAGAATAAAAGTTAGGCTCCGCGCATTTATATTCTAAAAACAATTTCCAGTTTGAAGGCAATGCATCGTAGATTTCCTCTAAACTTTCTAAAGTATTTTGATACGCTTTTCTGAAGTTTAACTGTCCTGGGAAGTTAGAACCGTCAGCTAGCCAAATGGTTAAAGACTCAGAACCTAATTCGATTCCGTGTTTAACAACTTCAATATTATGAGCGATAGCTTGTTTACGAACCGCTTTGTTTACATTTTGTAAAGAACCATATTTGTAAGTGTGCTCAGAGCTTGCTTGATCTTGAAAAGTATTCGAGTTCATAGCATCGAATTTTAATCCGTGCTGATTTGCAAGTGTTCTGATTGCTTTATAATCAGTCGGGATATCCCAAGGAATATGAAGTGAAATGGCTCCCGAAGCATTGTTTAACTTGTGAAGCAAACCAACATCTTCAATTTTTTCTTCTATAGAACGAGGCTCTCCTCCTCCAGCGAAACGCCCGAATCTTGTTCCTCCTGTTCCTAAAGCCCAAGATGGAATTGCAATTTGAAAGTCGATTAATTTCTGTATAATCGCTTCTGTATCATTTATTTCTGACGCTGTAAAAACTAATTTATTCTGATGTTTTTTTAACAAATCTTCGTTATGAGATTCGATGTGGTTTGATGAGATTAACATAGTAATTTGATATTTTAATAGAGTTTACAAGATATAACTTTATACGCTGTGAACTCCCGTTTTACTTCACTTTTTTGTTAAGTTTTAGTTGTTAAAGCGAATTGTTATATGCTAAAAAAATCTAACGTTCGAAAGAATTCGAACGCTAGACCACAAAAAACCACTTTTGCTTAAACAAACTTATATAAAAAACCTAAACAATCTTTATCTATAAAAGCCCATTGCTACACCGCCGTCTACGTTTAATGCGTTTCCTGTAGATTTACCAAGTAAACCTCCAACAAAAGCATAACAAGCATTTGCGATATCATCAGGCAATATGATTTCATTTAATAACGTACGTTTCGCATAGTAAGCCGGAAGCTCTTCAACTGTTACTCCATATGCTTTTGCACGACCTTCTGCCCATCCGCCAGACCAAATATTTGAATCTGAAATTACGGCATCAGGATTTACTGTATTTACACGAATTTTGTCTGCTCCTAATTCCGCAGCCATTAAGCGTGTTAGATGCGCCTGCGCTGCTTTAGCCGAACCATAACCCGGATT
The Flavobacterium humidisoli DNA segment above includes these coding regions:
- a CDS encoding (Fe-S)-binding protein, coding for MKIGLFIPCYVDQFYPKVGIATYELLQKLGCEVEFPMGQTCCGQPMANSGYAHLTKGCDANFIANFSGFDYIVCPSGSCVLHVKDHLHDEKQEEKATAIRNTVYELTEFITDVLKIDHIDGRFPYKVGMHVSCHGQRGLKLSQMSELNAPFFSKPEQLLHNIEGLDLVALTRKDECCGFGGTFCVTEEAVSVKMGQDRIKDHESHDVDYITGGDMSCLMHLDGILKRQKSRIKTIHIAEILNSLEN
- a CDS encoding FGGY-family carbohydrate kinase, which gives rise to MNVVAIFDIGKTNKKVFLFNENYKIVWEKSVNLEETTDEDGFPCEDIEVLKNWILDRLSEIKELTEYVLKAINFSTYGASFVYIDENGKVLTPLYNYLKDYPEDLKADFYEKYKGEKKFAVKTASPVLGSLNSGMQIYRLKEEKPEIFEKAKYCLHLPQFLSFLLTNEAYADITSIGCHTNLWNFKKMKYHKWLKEEGISDKIPPIHFGKDVIMTRDNLAIGVGLHDSSSAIIPYTINFTEPFVLLSTGTWSISLNPFNNKPLTFDELQNDCLCYMQYTEKPVKAARLFAGNEHEVQTKRLAEHFKVPVHTYKEVYFDKKIVANLRALNYQIIYPKKYNFDILKECPFQKRDLSYYKNYETAYHQLMLDLVEQQVFSTNLVIHNSPVKKIFVDGGFSKNSIYMNLLAEAFPDVEVYAASMAQASALGAALAIHDNWNPKPIQNDLIDLKFYKH
- a CDS encoding TIM barrel protein, whose protein sequence is MLISSNHIESHNEDLLKKHQNKLVFTASEINDTEAIIQKLIDFQIAIPSWALGTGGTRFGRFAGGGEPRSIEEKIEDVGLLHKLNNASGAISLHIPWDIPTDYKAIRTLANQHGLKFDAMNSNTFQDQASSEHTYKYGSLQNVNKAVRKQAIAHNIEVVKHGIELGSESLTIWLADGSNFPGQLNFRKAYQNTLESLEEIYDALPSNWKLFLEYKCAEPNFYSTTVADWGQSYSYVKKLGDKAQTLVDLGHHLPNANIEQIVSLLLMENKLGGFHFNDSKYGDDDLTAGALKPYQLFLIFNELVEGMDARGMNHAKDLGWMIDASHNIKDPLEDLLQSVEAIMIAYAQALSVDRKALEQAQEENDVVKAQEILQNAFRTDVRALVAEARLRSGAALNPVALYRSIQVRQNLIEERGLKTMATGL